A portion of the Bacillus thuringiensis genome contains these proteins:
- a CDS encoding DUF952 domain-containing protein: MITKVIKKSNWEIAKIIGKINEDSLIEEGFIHCSLVDQALRVAEKYFKHEEDVLLLTIDPALLKAEVKYELASNGQEYPHVYGVINVEAIVEVVPFSKENGEFILLKSVRL; encoded by the coding sequence ATGATTACAAAAGTAATTAAGAAAAGTAATTGGGAAATCGCAAAAATAATTGGAAAAATTAATGAAGATTCCCTTATAGAAGAGGGATTTATTCATTGTTCATTAGTAGATCAAGCTTTAAGAGTTGCAGAAAAATATTTCAAGCATGAAGAAGATGTTTTATTACTTACAATTGATCCAGCCCTATTAAAAGCAGAAGTAAAATATGAACTTGCTTCAAACGGTCAAGAATATCCGCATGTTTACGGAGTAATTAATGTTGAGGCGATTGTAGAGGTTGTTCCATTTTCTAAAGAAAACGGGGAATTTATATTACTTAAATCAGTTCGACTTTAG
- a CDS encoding HelD family protein — translation MSNIFEDELQKMKDTLHTMDEQLDKLEKIPVYYGEDFKEQILESMRESNRQNLRIGVQEPYFGRLDFQEDGKEAVMPIYIGKVGVSDMDTMKPIIIDWRAPVASMFYSFTGGEELAFYQSPDGLVEGDVYLKRNISIRKRELERVVDTYVKGNEDVSHADDFLLYRLGENKDNKLKDIVSTIQSEQNDIIRAERNLPLLIQGVAGSGKTTIALHRLAFLIYEYREQLEAERMIVFAPNSLFLDYISSVLPELGVGNISQTTFPDWALRTLEGSVKLKQTEEKLKEAFSINRDERKIMIGKLKGTLEFKAFIEERMTQFENDLVPTKDFEAWDKAVIPVEDVKKWMQVEYKHYPLKKRRERLVGRMKRWIEIELKKYGETNEKKLLKKEATKRLNTYMNFWPKMSPLSLYSSMLKSKEILEVLPEELVQETEKGCRKKEVYVEDLPALIYIHHRITGIEIGQKFHHVVIDEAQDFSPFQVYVLKEITLGNSFTILGDLSQAIYDYQGIEDWSAFKEVFQETGYYELTRSYRSTKEIIEFANEIIKNAEIPVGLATPVFRSGEDVKVIYAEDQFIEIVKTIKHLQNADVKTIAVIGRTEDECRHMYEKLTDAGLTVNVIEANQSKYEGGISVVPVYLAKGLEFDAVLLIDVDEEHYKNTKHDAKLLYVGCTRSLHDLWIFHSGKASPLIKGLK, via the coding sequence ATGAGCAACATATTTGAAGATGAGTTACAAAAAATGAAGGATACTTTACATACGATGGATGAGCAATTGGATAAGCTTGAAAAAATCCCAGTTTATTATGGGGAAGATTTTAAGGAGCAAATTCTTGAAAGTATGAGAGAGTCTAATAGACAAAATTTACGTATTGGTGTGCAAGAGCCGTACTTTGGAAGGTTAGATTTTCAGGAAGATGGTAAAGAAGCAGTTATGCCGATTTATATTGGAAAAGTAGGGGTTTCGGATATGGACACGATGAAACCAATCATTATTGATTGGAGAGCACCTGTCGCAAGTATGTTTTATTCATTTACCGGTGGAGAAGAATTAGCATTTTATCAATCACCAGATGGGTTAGTAGAAGGTGATGTGTATTTAAAACGAAACATTTCTATTCGAAAAAGAGAACTTGAACGTGTTGTTGATACATATGTAAAAGGAAATGAAGATGTATCGCATGCCGATGATTTTCTTCTATATCGATTAGGTGAGAATAAAGATAATAAGCTAAAGGATATTGTTTCAACGATTCAATCGGAACAAAATGATATTATTCGTGCGGAAAGAAACTTGCCATTATTAATTCAAGGGGTTGCAGGGAGCGGAAAGACAACAATCGCTTTACATCGCCTTGCTTTTTTAATTTATGAATATCGTGAGCAGCTAGAAGCTGAGAGAATGATTGTATTCGCTCCAAACAGTTTATTTTTAGACTACATTTCCAGCGTACTTCCTGAATTAGGGGTAGGAAATATTAGTCAAACAACGTTTCCAGATTGGGCATTACGTACATTAGAGGGTTCCGTGAAACTAAAGCAGACAGAAGAAAAACTGAAAGAAGCCTTTTCAATTAATCGCGATGAAAGAAAGATTATGATCGGTAAATTAAAAGGTACGCTAGAATTTAAGGCGTTTATAGAAGAAAGAATGACTCAATTTGAAAACGATTTAGTGCCAACAAAAGATTTTGAGGCATGGGATAAAGCTGTTATTCCAGTGGAAGACGTTAAAAAATGGATGCAAGTGGAATATAAACATTATCCATTAAAGAAGAGAAGAGAACGTTTAGTCGGCCGTATGAAACGTTGGATTGAAATTGAACTTAAAAAGTATGGAGAAACAAACGAGAAAAAGTTACTAAAAAAAGAAGCAACAAAGAGATTGAACACCTATATGAATTTTTGGCCAAAAATGAGCCCACTTTCACTATACAGTTCAATGTTGAAAAGCAAAGAAATACTCGAAGTATTACCTGAAGAACTTGTTCAAGAAACAGAAAAGGGTTGTCGTAAAAAAGAAGTGTATGTAGAAGATTTACCAGCTTTAATATACATACATCATCGTATAACAGGGATTGAAATCGGGCAGAAGTTTCATCACGTTGTTATTGATGAAGCGCAAGATTTTTCGCCTTTCCAAGTTTATGTATTAAAAGAAATTACACTAGGTAATTCTTTCACTATATTAGGTGATTTATCGCAAGCGATTTATGATTACCAAGGAATTGAAGATTGGAGTGCTTTTAAGGAAGTATTCCAAGAAACAGGATATTATGAACTGACAAGAAGTTATCGTTCTACAAAAGAAATTATTGAATTTGCTAATGAAATAATTAAAAATGCAGAAATTCCAGTAGGACTCGCAACACCAGTCTTCCGCAGTGGAGAAGATGTGAAAGTGATTTATGCAGAAGATCAATTTATTGAAATTGTGAAGACGATAAAACATTTGCAAAATGCAGATGTGAAAACAATTGCGGTAATAGGAAGAACAGAAGATGAATGCCGTCATATGTATGAGAAATTAACTGATGCAGGTTTAACGGTAAACGTCATTGAAGCAAACCAAAGTAAATATGAAGGCGGTATTTCTGTAGTACCTGTCTATTTAGCGAAAGGTTTAGAATTTGATGCAGTGCTTTTAATTGATGTGGATGAGGAACATTACAAAAATACAAAACATGATGCAAAGTTACTATATGTCGGATGTACGAGATCACTTCATGATTTATGGATTTTCCATAGCGGAAAAGCGTCACCTTTAATTAAAGGATTAAAATAA
- a CDS encoding type II CAAX prenyl endopeptidase Rce1 family protein, with protein MKVAKKKPLKLYLLIFVFIILASGWIGVFLDFLLTDQPEGNTLGMGLWLIFPFLVSIFLRVISRDWNDFGIKPNLKGNFIWYFTALLIYPFVTVITISISLIFGVAHISSFDISTLLSLIVMSTIGNFIKNIFEEFSWRGYLTPKLIELNLNDWYIYIISGLIWALWHAAYYIVFLPNEYFESISRLNTLLSGCILMVCWSIMYVEIYRLTKSVWPCVIMHAIEDAVPTVLVTITGIITLTNSSDFWLNPISGVAATVLFLGIGIVLRTIRIKRERHLFTQ; from the coding sequence ATGAAAGTCGCGAAAAAGAAACCGCTAAAGTTATATTTACTTATTTTTGTATTCATTATTTTGGCCAGTGGATGGATTGGGGTATTTCTAGATTTTCTTCTAACAGATCAACCTGAAGGAAACACTTTAGGTATGGGATTATGGCTAATATTCCCTTTCCTCGTAAGCATTTTCCTTAGAGTCATTAGCCGAGATTGGAATGATTTTGGCATCAAGCCCAATTTAAAAGGAAACTTTATATGGTATTTCACTGCACTACTTATTTATCCATTCGTTACAGTAATAACGATAAGCATATCGCTCATTTTTGGAGTAGCTCATATTTCTAGTTTTGATATATCCACGTTATTGTCACTCATAGTCATGTCTACTATTGGTAACTTTATTAAAAATATTTTTGAAGAGTTTTCTTGGCGTGGTTATTTAACTCCAAAGTTGATTGAACTAAATCTAAACGATTGGTACATTTATATTATTTCTGGTTTAATTTGGGCACTTTGGCATGCTGCATATTATATAGTCTTTTTGCCAAATGAATATTTTGAATCTATCTCAAGATTAAATACGCTTTTATCTGGCTGTATCCTTATGGTTTGTTGGTCAATTATGTATGTTGAAATATATAGACTTACAAAATCAGTCTGGCCATGCGTTATCATGCATGCGATCGAGGATGCTGTTCCTACTGTTTTAGTTACAATAACAGGGATTATTACTCTTACAAACAGTAGTGATTTTTGGTTAAACCCTATTAGCGGGGTCGCTGCTACTGTTTTATTTCTCGGAATTGGAATCGTACTAAGAACTATAAGAATAAAAAGAGAACGACATTTATTCACACAATAA
- a CDS encoding class I SAM-dependent methyltransferase: MNELNVKEFYKKQFELISYDINNENWLQEVAKEVQEQVGYPIQTMLELGAGNGGFARAMSNLNVKMTTVELVPELAMFAKEHSTNDIEVHCADFYKINFKEKFDVICYLDGFGVGTDEEQLFLLKRIHNWLKDDGCALIDIYQPLYWEKANGQEMPIGSAMRKYEYDSENARMLDHWWEIDSSNDIVTQSLRCYAVDEISNLCAEAHLSIVGIFPGGAYDFEAGKYKEQSSLNECLSYRVKVKKSRD; the protein is encoded by the coding sequence ATGAACGAATTAAATGTAAAAGAATTTTATAAAAAACAATTTGAACTAATAAGCTATGATATAAATAATGAAAATTGGTTACAGGAAGTTGCTAAAGAAGTGCAAGAACAAGTTGGATATCCAATTCAGACGATGTTAGAACTAGGGGCTGGAAATGGCGGATTTGCAAGGGCGATGTCTAATTTGAATGTAAAAATGACTACTGTTGAGCTTGTACCGGAGTTAGCTATGTTTGCAAAAGAACATTCTACTAATGACATTGAGGTTCATTGCGCCGATTTTTATAAAATTAACTTTAAAGAAAAGTTTGATGTTATTTGTTATTTAGACGGATTTGGTGTAGGAACCGATGAAGAACAATTATTTTTATTAAAACGTATACATAACTGGTTGAAAGATGATGGATGTGCACTTATTGATATTTATCAACCGTTATATTGGGAAAAGGCCAATGGACAAGAAATGCCGATAGGTTCTGCAATGCGAAAGTATGAATATGATAGTGAAAATGCAAGAATGCTAGACCATTGGTGGGAAATAGATTCTTCAAATGATATCGTGACACAATCTTTACGCTGCTATGCTGTAGATGAGATTAGTAATTTATGTGCTGAGGCTCATTTAAGTATAGTTGGGATTTTCCCAGGAGGAGCGTATGATTTTGAAGCTGGGAAATATAAAGAGCAATCATCTTTAAATGAATGTTTATCATATCGAGTAAAAGTGAAAAAGAGTAGGGATTAA